The following is a genomic window from Verrucomicrobiota bacterium.
ACTGGATCGACGATCTCAATATTACGACCGCCACCGTCGGCACGGGCTCCTACGTTTCCGCAAAGTCGCCGGCGGCGCAGGGGGCTGCGCCGGATTCGGTGGTTTCCATCGTCGTGCAAAACCTTGCTTCGCCCACGGTGCAACTGAAATTCGACGGGGCGACTGTCACACCGACCGTGACCAGCCAGGGCAACACGCGGACCATCACTTACGATCCCCCTGGCCTGCTTGCCTCGGCATCGAGTCATAAGGTCGAGTTGACGTACGACACGTCCAAAACGTTCGCGTTCGATTTTAGCGTGGCGAGATATGCGACGATCCCGCCGACCGCAAAAGTGCCCACGGCCACGGTCAACACCGGATCGAGCGGCTTCAAAGCGCGTGTTTATCAAATTGTCTCTCCAGCGCCGGGAGGAATCGGCGCGGCGGAAAAACAACTGGCCGGGCTCTCGGGCGCCAATATTGCCAACAAGATCGGCGCGAACGCCGATGGCAGCTTCAACCTTGCCACGATTAATTTCGACGCCGACCAGGGCGGAGTGGGCCAGTTTCCGGCGGACGGTCCCATTCCCGGCTATCCAGGCGTGAACCCGGACGGCGCCGAAGTGTTCGACAACATCGTCGTCGAAAGCGTCGCTTACCTGGACCTTCCTGCGGGTTTGGTCACGATGGGCGTGACCAGCGACGACGGGTTCAAGGTGACGGTCGGGAGCGATCCACGCGATGTGACCGCGCCCGTGGTGGGGATCTTCGATGGGACACGCGGCGCATCTGAATCCGTTTTTTCCTTTGTGGTTCAAGAGGCGGGTATTTATGGAGTTCGGTTGCTTTGGTTCGAGGCCGGCAGCGCGGCGAATTGCGAGTTCTATTCGTTCACCAGCGCAGGAACCCGCATTCTGATCAACGACCGTGCTGCCGCCGGGCATATCAAGGCTTATCGCGACCGCACTGGCGCCGTGGGACCGTTCATCAGGAGCGCCAAGCCCGCGCCGGCCGAGACGAGCGTCAATGCAAAACTGAGCATCGATGTGGTCGTCACCGAAGACGCGACGACTTTGAATCCGGGCTCGATCAAGTTGAGCGTCAAGAACACAGCTTTGACGCCCACCGTCACCAAGAGCGGCAAACAAACTACTATCAGCTACCGGCATCCGGGCCATGTTCCGGAAGGAGTGTATCCGGTGACTTTGTCTTTCGCCGATGGATCGGGAAACTCGGTCACCAGCTCGTGGTCATTTTCCACGGCTCCGGGCGCTTGTGAGAACGTCGGCGGGCCGGCCGCAACGGGCTATTGGACCTTTGACGACGGGACGCTGAAGGCTGCCATCGGCAGCGATCTCGCCTACATCGACACGGCGATTTCCAGCCATTACTCCTTTGGCACGAGCGGGCAGGGGAATTTTGCCGAGGTTCCGGGAGTCAACGGGCAGCCGATGAAGTTCCTCGCCATTCCGCGGAACGAGAACGGAGATGATTTCCGCAAGACCGGCATTCGCGTGAAGCCCGGCCTGGCGGCAAGTGGCGGTGGCAAGAACGCCAATCAGTGGACGTTGATTGTCGATCTGTACTGGGGGCAGGGCCACGGTTTTGGAACGATCTTGCGAACCCACGATTTGGGACAAAACAACGACGGGGATCTCTTCTGGCGCGGCTCGGATGGGTCGTACGGGAAGGGCTGCTGCTCGAACTACGACGGCATCAACCCGGCGAACAGCCATCAGCGCGAGGTTTGGGCCCGCGCCGTGTTCGTGGCCGATATGACCTCAACGCCCAAGCGGTTCGCGAAGTACGTTAACGGCGTCAAGCACCGCGAAGACGTCAGCGGCGACGGCGCGAACATCGACGGCCGATTCTCGCTTCCTGCCGAGATTTTCATGTTTAACGACGGCGATGACAACGAACAGAGCACGGCGTTGGTCAGCGCCATTCAATTCCGCGAGGGCGCATTGACCGACGAAGAAGTTGCAGCCTTGGGCGGTCCTTCGCCGAATGGCATCCCGGCGCCCGCCAAGACTCAGGCGACGGGCGTGGCGGCCCAATGGGAATTCAATGGAAGCCTGCAAGCGAAGACGGGGACGGCAGTGCGGTACATCGACAATTCGATCGCCAGCCATTATTCGTTCGGCACGAGCGGCCAGGGAGCTTTCGCGGACGTGCCCGGAATCGGTGGCCAGGCAGTCCAGTTTCTGGCTATCCCGCGGAATGAAAACGGCGAGGACTTCCGCAAGACCGGCCTGCGGGTCAGCACGGGCTTGACTGCAAGCGGGGGCGGTAAAAATGCCAATAAGTGGACAATGATCATGGACGTTTTCTGGGGGCAGGGACATGGGTTTGGCACGGTGTTGCGCACCCACGACTTGAATCAGAACAACGACGGCGACCTCTTTTGGCGCGGCTCGGACGGCTCGTACGGGAAAGGCTGCTGCTCGAATTACGACGGCATCAATCCGGCCAACAGCCATCAGCGAGAAGCCTGGGCGCGGGTTACGTTTGTCGCGGACATGACCTCAACACCCAAGCGGTTCGCGAAGTACGTCAATGGAGTCAAGCACCGCGACGATGTGAGCGGTGATGGCGCGAACATCGACGGCCGATTCTCACTCCCGGCAGAGATTTTCCTGTTTAACGACGGCGACGACAACGAGCAGAGCACGGCTTTGGTCAATTCGATCCAAATCCGTCCTGTGGCTTTGACCGACGAGGAAGTCACGGCGCTCGGCGGTCCATCCGCAGCGGGGATTCCTGAGCCGCAAACCGCCGCGGCCGACGTTAAATCCCACTGGACCTTCAACGGGAACCTGAACGCGACCGTCGGGAATCCGATCACCTATATCGACAATTCCATCGCCAGCCATTATTCGTTCGGCACCAGCGGCCAGGGCGCCTTCGCCGCTGTCCCCGGCATCGGGGGGCGGCCTGCCCAGTTTCTGGTGATTCCGCGCAACGAAAACGGCGAGGATTTCCGAAAAACTGGAATACGCGTCAAACCTGGGCTGGCGGCGAGCGGCGGCGGCAAGAATGCCAACAAATGGTCACTGATCGTCGATCTCTACTGGGGCCAAGGACACGGGTTCGGCACGATCCTGCGGACGCACGACCTGGGGCAAAACAACGACGGCGATCTCTTCTGGCGCGGCTCGGACGGATCGTACGGCAAGGGCTGCTGCTCAAACTATGACGGCATCAATCCGGCGAACAGCCATCAGCGCGAGACCTGGGCCCGCGCCGTGTTCGTGGCGGACATGACCTCAACGCCCAAGCGGTTCGCGAAATACGTGAACGGCGCCAAGCATCGCGAAGACGTCGGCGGCGACGGCGCAAACATCGATGGACGATTCTCGTTGCCGGCGGAGATCTTCATGTTCAACGACGGCGACGACAACGAGCAAAGCACCGCGCTAATCAACGCGCTCCAAATCCGCGAGGTGGCGCTCACCGATGAAGAAGTTGCGGCGTTAGGGGGTCCCACTGCGGACGGGCCGCCGTTGACGGGCGCCGGCGCGGCAACCTGCGTGCCGCTGGGGCTGCCCCCGGCCGCAGCGGCAGAGTTGTTTGTCGCTGACGCGGTCACCGGACCTTTTGCTGTTCTGGCGAGCGCGGCGGTCAATGCGGCCGCGAAGACGATCACCGTTCCGGCTTCGACGACGGCGAAGTTCTATCGCATCCGCAGCAGCACGGCGGTTAAGATCAAAACCGTCAGGGTCCAAGCCGGAAACCTGGTCATCAGCTACGAATAGGCTGAATTTCCTTCTGGGTAGAAGGATGAGCGGGCTCCGGTGTTGAGACGTGTGTCCCGGAGCCCGCTTGCTTTCAAGAATCGCGCCTCCGCATGAACCACTGTCCTGGAGCGCGGCCTTCAGGCCGCTTCAGCGCCCGACTTGAGCACCCGGCCACAAGAAGCCTGAAGACTGGGCTTCGTTGGCGCGCTTCAAACAAGGGCGCTCTATCGAGCAAGGCGCAAAGCGTACCGCAGAGTTGCGCTCTGTTGCCTGATTTCGTGCCGCGAGATCTCCGCCAGTTGCAGCTCGGCCAGACCGCCAACAACCCAACGAAGGAAGGTGCGTCCGCGGTGTACGACGGCGTCCTGGTTCCCGCAATTGTCAAAGACGACTACCTTTATCAAAGCCCGGACACGGCGGGAACCGAGGTGCTCATGCGCTTCGCCGGCCTGAACCCCGGGACTTACAACGTGACCGTGTTCGAGGGCCGGACGACGGATGGCAATGGACGATTTGGCAAGGTTTGGGTCGATGATATCAACGGCAAGAAAGAGCCTGCGGCCCAAAACACCGGGAATTACTCGGGCGTGAATCTGGACGTGAACGGCGTTCCGACCCCCGTGGGTCAGCCCCGAACTGTCACCGTGGAGATCAAAGCCGGGGAGTATCTCTGGTTCGCGGAAATGGAGGACAATTCGGGAGGCATCAGCGGCATGATCATCCGAGGCCTTAGCTCCACAGGTTCCACCGCGCCTCCGAGGAAACTGGGCTTCGCGCGTTCTGGCAGCAATCTGATCCTCTCTTGGGAAGGTGCCGCGACGTTAGAGTCTGCGGATGAAGCAACCGGGCCGTGGAGTGCGGTGACCGGAGCGACCAGCCCGCGAACAGTTGCTCCGAGTGGAACCCGCAAGTTCTACCGATTGAAACTGTAGGTCTCTTATGACAAATTCTTCGCCTCATTCCCGGTGGCGCATCCTGTTGGCCGGATTCTTCCTCAGTGTATCGGTCTCTCTTCCGCCGTGGGTGGCGCTTGGCGCAGACGTCCGCGATGCTGTCCGGGCGCGCCTGGCCCAGGAATATTCTTCCCTGGATTCTCTTTACAAACATCTCCACGCCCATCCGGAGTTGTCGCTTCAGGAGAAGGAAACGGCCAAACGCATTGGCGACGAACTGGAGCAGGCCGGCCTGCAAGTCACTCGCGGCGTGGGCAGGACCGGCGTCGTAGGCGTCCTGCGCAATGGCGCCGGCCCGACGGTTTTGGTTCGCACCGACCTAGACGCTTTGCCGGTGAAGGAGCAGACCGGATTGCCCTACGCCAGCGCGGTTCAGGCGAAGGATGAAAAAGGGGAAACGGTCAGCGTCATGCACGCTTGCGGACATGACGTGCACATGACGGTTTTCGTCGGCACGGCCCGGCTGCTGGCTCAACTCAAGAACCGATGGCAAGGAACCCTGGTCATGATTGGCCAGCCGGCCGAAGAACGGGGCAAAGGCGCCCGCGGGATGCTGGCCGATGGGTTGTTTACGCGTTTTCCCAAGCCGGACTATTGCCTGGCGCTTCATGCAAGCGCCAACCTCCCCAGCGGCAGCGTGGGCTACGTCGAAGGTTTTGCCATGGCGAATGTCGATTCCGTCAACGTAACGATCCGCGGCGTTGGCGGGCACGGCGCCTGGCCGCACACGACCAAAGATCCGATCGTGCTGGCCGCGCAAACGATCCTGGCGCTGCAAACCATCGTCAGCCGCGAAACCGCGCCCGGCGATCCCGCCGTGGTGACCGTCGGCTCCATCCACGGCGGCACCAAACACAACATCATTCCGGACGAAGTGAAGCTGCAGTTGACCCTGCGCTCCTACACCGACGAAGTGCGCAAACACACGCTGGATTCAATCCACCGGATCACGCGCGGTCTGGCGGCTGCGGCCGGGTTGCCTGAGGACAAGTATCCGCTTGTGACGCTGGAGGACGAGTTCACTCCCGCGACTTACAATAATCCTGAACTCACGCGCCGCGCCGTCGCCGCGATCAAACGCTGGATTGGCGACGCGAACGTCCTTGCGCAAAAGCCGGTGATGGGCGGAGAAGATTTCGGGGAGTACGGACGCACGCAGGACAAGATTCCAGTTTGCTTGCTGTGGCTGGGAGCCGTTGCTCCCGAAACTTACAAGGAACACCTCAGCGGGGCAAAGGCGTTGCCGTCCTTGCATTCGGCGCATTTTGCTCCTGTGCCGGAACCGACCATCAAGACGGGAGTCACGGCCATGACCGCGGCGGTGCTTGATCTATTCGGGCAGGGTGCGTCGAGGCAAGTGCTCGGTAACCAGTGATCCGTGATCCGTGACCCAGTCACGCATCACGTTTCACGACTCGCTAAAGGTAACTCAGCCACGCCTCGCGCCGGCGTCGCTTGACGTTGGCGAACCATCGGCACACCGGATACAGGACAAGGATCACGCTGATCCAGACGGCGTAAACCACAGGTAGATTGTAGCCAGGGCCGCCCTGCCGAACGAGGACGGCGAGTCCATGGATGAGGGGAAGGTGCAGAAGATAATAGAAAAGAGGCACACGTCCAAATACCAGCACGGGCTGCAAAAAGCGCGGCGTTTCTCGCTCCAGGCAAGCCAGGATGATCAGCGCCGGCCCCAGAGTCATGAGCAAGTAGAGAAGCGATGG
Proteins encoded in this region:
- a CDS encoding amidohydrolase; translation: MTNSSPHSRWRILLAGFFLSVSVSLPPWVALGADVRDAVRARLAQEYSSLDSLYKHLHAHPELSLQEKETAKRIGDELEQAGLQVTRGVGRTGVVGVLRNGAGPTVLVRTDLDALPVKEQTGLPYASAVQAKDEKGETVSVMHACGHDVHMTVFVGTARLLAQLKNRWQGTLVMIGQPAEERGKGARGMLADGLFTRFPKPDYCLALHASANLPSGSVGYVEGFAMANVDSVNVTIRGVGGHGAWPHTTKDPIVLAAQTILALQTIVSRETAPGDPAVVTVGSIHGGTKHNIIPDEVKLQLTLRSYTDEVRKHTLDSIHRITRGLAAAAGLPEDKYPLVTLEDEFTPATYNNPELTRRAVAAIKRWIGDANVLAQKPVMGGEDFGEYGRTQDKIPVCLLWLGAVAPETYKEHLSGAKALPSLHSAHFAPVPEPTIKTGVTAMTAAVLDLFGQGASRQVLGNQ